CCTTCCCACATTGACCTCCAGATGATATTCCGTCTGGAGGCGGTTGACCAGGACATCCAGGTGCAGCTCTCCCATCCCGGAGATGATCGTCTGCCCGGTATCCTCGTCCACCTTCACCTGAAAGGTGGGGTCCTCCTCGCTCAGCTTCTCCAGGGACTGGATCAATTTGTCCTGGTCACGGCTCGTCTTGGGTTCGACCGCAACCGAGATGACGGGCTTGTAAAAATCGATCGGTTCGAGGGAGATGGGATGGTTCTTGTCGCAGAGGGTATCTCCGGTGGTCGTCTCCTTCAGCCCCATCACCGCGATGATCTCCCCGGTCTTGGCCTCTTCCACCCGGGTCCTCTGGTTGGCGTGCATCTGGAAGATCCTCGAAATCTTCTCGCTCTTCTTCAGCCTCGGGTTATAGACCTCGTCCCCGACATGGAGCACTCCCGAATAGATCCGGAGGTAGACCAATTTCCTCCCTTCGTCCATCATGACCTTGAAGGCCAGGGCGCTGAGGGGCGCCTCATCCTTCGGCAGCCTCTCCTCCCTCTGGCCGGTCTCCGGGTGGGTCCCCTCGGCCGGGGGAAGGTCGAGTGGAGAAGGGAGGTAATCCACGATGGCATCGATCAAGGGCTGGATCCCGATATTCTTGAGGGCCGCGCCGCAGAGCACGGGGACGGCCCTCATCGAAATCGTCGCTTTTCGGATCGTCTCTCTAATCTCCCTCTCGTCGATCTCCTCCCCGTTGAGGTACCGTTCCATGAAAGGATCGTCAAGTTCGGCGAGGGCCTCGAGCAATTGCGACCGGTCGTGGTCGGCCTTCTCCTCCAGCTCAGGGGGAATGGCGATCTCCTTGAACTCGGTGCCCAGGCTCTGCACATCCCAGACGATCCCCTTCATCCGGATCAGATCGACCACCCCGACGAACCGATCCTCCGATCCGATCGGGATCTGGAGCACCAGGGGGTTGGCCCCGAGCTTCTCGATCATCATCTTGATCGTCTCCTGGAAGTCGGCCCCGATCCGATCCATCTTGTTGATGAAGGCCAGCTTGGGCACACGATATTTGTCCGCCTGATGCCAGACGGTCTCCGACTGGGGTTCCACGCCCTCGACCGCGCTGAAGATGGCGATCGCGCCGTCCAGCACCCGAAGGGATCGTTCGACCTCGATGGTAAAATCGACATGCCCCGGTGTATCGATGATGTGGATGATCTTTCCCTTCCACTCGACCGTGGTCACCGCAGAGGTGATCGTAATCCCCCTCTCCTGCTCCTGGATCATCCAGTCCATCGCCGCCGTGCCGTCATCGACCTCTCCCATCCGGTGGATCTTCTTGGTATAAAAAAGGACCCTCTCGGTGACCGTCGTCTTACCGGCATCGATGTGGGCCATGAATCCTATATTTCTGGTCCGGGAAAGCCTTTTCTCCCCTGCCATGTCGCCTTCCGAAGGCCTTCCATAGGGGTTTAATTTTCGGAATAGTAAAGGGAATTGAACCAAATGTCAAATCGGGTCCTTGACAAGGCGATCGTTGATGTAGTAAGATAAATTCCAAAAAGGAGATCCGATGTCGGCCTTTTCATACTTCTATTTCTTTTACTTTTATTTTGAAAGGGGTCACCCATAAGGCCTTCCCACGGAGGAAGTAAAAGCCATGGGTGACCGAGGAGGCCCCCATGGCTTTTTCGTTTAAGAGCCATAGGGGTAACCTTATGGCTCTTTTTTTTAATCGATTTGATCGACGAGGCCATCGATCGGATAATCTTTTTCGCCAATTCGCGAAGATCCCGCATCTTCCATAGAGAAAGGAGAAGCAGACCATGGCCATCTCTGAAAAGGTGAAGAATGCCTTGGAAGGCGCCTCATGGGTGAGGCGGATGTTCGAGCAGGGCGAGGAGTTGAAGAAGATCTACGGGGAGGAGAATGTGTACGACTTCTCCCTGGGAAATCCCAATCTCGAACCCCCTCCCTCTCTGAAGAAGGCGCTCAAGGCCCTCGCCGATCAACCCATCCCAGGCATGCACCGGTACATGCCTAACAACGGATATGTGGAGACCCGACAAGCGATCGCCCAATATCTGGCCGAAGAGTCGGGCCTCCCCTTCGAAGAAAAGCACATCGTGATGACCGTCGGAGCCGCTGGCGGGCTCAACGTCGTCTTCAAGGCCCTCCTCGACGAGGGCGACGAGGTCATCGTCCCCACCCCTTACTTCATGGAGTTCAAATACTACATTGAAAACAGCGGGGGCCAAATCCATCTGGTCGACACCAAGGAAGATTTCTCCCTCGACGTGGAAGCGATCGAGAAGGCCATCGGGCCGAAAACGAAGGCCGTCTTGATTAATTCGCCGAACAACCCCACGGGCGTCGTCTACAAAGAGGGCGCTCTGGAAGCCCTGGGAAGGGTCTTAAGAGAGAGGTCTCAGGCGTTAAAAAGAACCCTCTACCTCATCACCGACGAGGCCTATCGCAGGATCGTCTTCGACCGCATCCAACTCCCCATCGCCTTTCAGTTCTACCCTCATACCCTCCGGGTCACCTCCCATTCCAAGGACCTCTCCCTGCCCGGAGAGAGAATAGGCTACGTGGCGGTTAACCCTTTCTGCGAGGAGGTCGACGAATTGATGGCCGCCCTCGTCTTTGCCAATCGGACCCTCGGTTTTGTCAATGCCCCTGCCCTTATGCAGAGATTGGTAGCCCCTCTGCAGAGGAATTCGATCAACATCCGAGAGTATGAGGAGAAACGGGATCTCTTCTACCAGGCCCTGACCTCCTTCGGTTACGAGGTCGTGAAACCGGAAGGGGCCTTCTACCTCTTTCCCAAGGCCCCGATCGAGGACGACCTCGCCTTCGTCAAAGAACTCCAGGCGAGGAGAATCCTTACCGTTCCCGGCAGGGGGTTCGGCAAACCGGGCTACTTCAGGATTGCCTACGCCGTTGAAAAGAGCGTCATCGAAAAGGCCCTCCCGGGTTTCAAAGAGGTTGCGGACCTCTACGGCTTGAAAAAGACTTGAAAAAGGGATACTCGTTGAAACAGACACGGGGCCGAAAGGAAAGGGAAATGCATATCCTGGCGGTGATCCCTGCCCGCTATGGATCGACCCGGTTCGAAGGAAAGCCTTTGGCCGAGATCCTCGGAAAACCGATGATCCAGTGGGTCTACGAAGGGGTGGCGCAATCGAGGCTGGTCGAAAAAATCCTGGTCGCTACGGATGATCGGAGGATCGCCCAAGCGGTTGAGGGTTTTGGGGGAGAGGCGATCCTGACCTCTCCGGACCATCCCACGGGAACGGACCGGGTTGCAGAAGTCGCCCGAAGGACGAAGGCAACCCTTATCGTCAACGTCCAGGGGGATGAACCCCTCATCCGAGGGGCGATCATCGACAAGGCGATTCGTCCCCTTTTGAGGGACGAATCCCTCCCGATGTCCTCCCTGATGACGGAGATCAGGGACCTCCGAGATTGGGTCAATCCCAACCAGGGAAAGGTGGTTGTCGATGGGAATGGGTTCGCTCTCTATTTTTCGAGATCCCCTATCCCCTATCCAAGGGACTTCACCCTCGAACAGATCCTCACCGACCCCGACCTGAAAAAGGACCTCCTCTCCAGGAAATTGTATAAAACCATCGGCCTCTACGTCTACCGCCGCGACTTCCTCTTGAAACTCTCCAGGATCAAACCCACCCCTCTCGAAGCTTTGGAGAAGCTCGAGCAACTCCGGGTCCTTGAAAAAGGATATCGTATCAAGATGGTCTCGGTCGATTACGAGCCCATCGGAGTCGACACCCCGGAGGATCTACAGAAGGTGCGGGCCGTCCTCTCTCAAACGATCGGTGACAATAACCCTTAGCCCCCCAATCCTACCGTTTGGAACGACCCCATCCCATTGATTTTTACTTGTTTTTAAGGTATATTTAATTGTTAACTCGGACGGAAATGGGATCAAACGGATATAGATTTCATCTCACGCTCGTCATCCTCTTTCTCACTTTTTTCTTCGTTACTGCCTGCTCCACCCCCTCCTGGTTGGCCCTTAAAAAGGCCCCTCCCCATAAGGCGAAGACGAAGGACCTTCT
Above is a window of Thermodesulfobacteriota bacterium DNA encoding:
- the fusA gene encoding elongation factor G produces the protein MAGEKRLSRTRNIGFMAHIDAGKTTVTERVLFYTKKIHRMGEVDDGTAAMDWMIQEQERGITITSAVTTVEWKGKIIHIIDTPGHVDFTIEVERSLRVLDGAIAIFSAVEGVEPQSETVWHQADKYRVPKLAFINKMDRIGADFQETIKMMIEKLGANPLVLQIPIGSEDRFVGVVDLIRMKGIVWDVQSLGTEFKEIAIPPELEEKADHDRSQLLEALAELDDPFMERYLNGEEIDEREIRETIRKATISMRAVPVLCGAALKNIGIQPLIDAIVDYLPSPLDLPPAEGTHPETGQREERLPKDEAPLSALAFKVMMDEGRKLVYLRIYSGVLHVGDEVYNPRLKKSEKISRIFQMHANQRTRVEEAKTGEIIAVMGLKETTTGDTLCDKNHPISLEPIDFYKPVISVAVEPKTSRDQDKLIQSLEKLSEEDPTFQVKVDEDTGQTIISGMGELHLDVLVNRLQTEYHLEVNVGRPQVVYRETVEREAEASFRFAKELEETKLFGEVTLRVSPNARGKGIEFLSDLPEGTLPAECLAAIEEGVREGATVGVIMGYPMTDLRITLLKASVDPTAPSPLALKIASSNALKEACRKAQPVLMEPMMEVNIMVPEEFMGEVVGDLKARRCSVEAITPKGKIALIKAIASLTRMFGYSTDLRSLTQGRGTFSMQFARYDKVIG
- a CDS encoding pyridoxal phosphate-dependent aminotransferase → MAISEKVKNALEGASWVRRMFEQGEELKKIYGEENVYDFSLGNPNLEPPPSLKKALKALADQPIPGMHRYMPNNGYVETRQAIAQYLAEESGLPFEEKHIVMTVGAAGGLNVVFKALLDEGDEVIVPTPYFMEFKYYIENSGGQIHLVDTKEDFSLDVEAIEKAIGPKTKAVLINSPNNPTGVVYKEGALEALGRVLRERSQALKRTLYLITDEAYRRIVFDRIQLPIAFQFYPHTLRVTSHSKDLSLPGERIGYVAVNPFCEEVDELMAALVFANRTLGFVNAPALMQRLVAPLQRNSINIREYEEKRDLFYQALTSFGYEVVKPEGAFYLFPKAPIEDDLAFVKELQARRILTVPGRGFGKPGYFRIAYAVEKSVIEKALPGFKEVADLYGLKKT
- the kdsB gene encoding 3-deoxy-manno-octulosonate cytidylyltransferase is translated as MHILAVIPARYGSTRFEGKPLAEILGKPMIQWVYEGVAQSRLVEKILVATDDRRIAQAVEGFGGEAILTSPDHPTGTDRVAEVARRTKATLIVNVQGDEPLIRGAIIDKAIRPLLRDESLPMSSLMTEIRDLRDWVNPNQGKVVVDGNGFALYFSRSPIPYPRDFTLEQILTDPDLKKDLLSRKLYKTIGLYVYRRDFLLKLSRIKPTPLEALEKLEQLRVLEKGYRIKMVSVDYEPIGVDTPEDLQKVRAVLSQTIGDNNP